GGCTGGCCTCGGCATAGCTGCGGATCTTGGGTGCTGTCAGGCCTCCCGTCATCCCGTGCAGGGCACCGATTTTCGTCGAAACCACCATCTGGTCACGGCATCCGCGACGGCGCATCCATTCACCGATGATGGTCTCGGATTCACCGCCGGTGTTGCCTGCTTTGAATTTCCAGTACACGTCGGATGTGTCGACGAGATTGCCTCCGGCACCGGCGAAGGCGTCGAGCACGGCAAACGCATCGTGCTGGTCGACCGTCCATCCGAACACGTTGCCGCCCAGGCAAAGTGGAAACACCTTGAGATCGGTATTGGCGATAGGATTCACAGCGGCCGTACTCATGATCGGGAAAACTCGACGGCGACCGTCCACTGCGAGAGCTCCAGCGATGGCGGCGGCTCGGGCGCGGCGATGGTTAGGTGCCGTTCGGGACGGTCGCCGGCATTCCAAGTTCGGTAGGGTGTGCGCGCGGGCACCACAACCAGATCGTGTCGGCCGGCGTGGAATGTCTCGCCAGCTACATCCACCGTCATGGCACCGTCGAGGACGAAATAATACTCATCGAAGGGGTGGATACTGTATTGGGCGGGCTCAACTGAAGAGGCCATCCGCACCACCGCGATCATTGCGTGCCGGGAACCGGATGCACGGTTAGCGAGCACTTGGACCGCGATTGGCCGATCAGGTATCTCTGTCCATCCGTTGTCCGCTAACGGTTTTAGACAGCTGGGCGGGGGAGGGCCGCCCAACTCGTCGACCAATTGTTTGATCGGAATCAACTGCCCTCCACTTGCCGGGACAGGGGCTGGAGCGAGGATTTCGATCTGCACCACCTCATCGGGCCCGTTGTTGAGGGCGAAATGCGGAACGCCCGCCGGGATGCGCACAAGAGTGTCGGACCCGGCCCGCAGCCTTTCGCTTCCCAGCTGGACGTCGACCGTTCCGGCCAAAATGAAGTAGAACTGATCGAACCTGTGGGTGTGCAGGGGGTCGGCCACGGTGCCGGCAGGAATGCCCCCTTTGACCACTGCGCAATTCTCCAGGTGCGCCATGAACTCCGGTGAGTGGGTGCCGGGTTCAGTTGGGATGTCATCGAACTTTCGCAACACGCGCAATTGATCTCCTCCTCGGAGCTAACAGCGGCCGGTGGCTGCATCCCGAGCCGTTTCTCGCACCGGGGAGCAGCCGGTTCCCGAAC
This genomic window from Mycobacterium saskatchewanense contains:
- a CDS encoding cupin domain-containing protein; this translates as MLRKFDDIPTEPGTHSPEFMAHLENCAVVKGGIPAGTVADPLHTHRFDQFYFILAGTVDVQLGSERLRAGSDTLVRIPAGVPHFALNNGPDEVVQIEILAPAPVPASGGQLIPIKQLVDELGGPPPPSCLKPLADNGWTEIPDRPIAVQVLANRASGSRHAMIAVVRMASSVEPAQYSIHPFDEYYFVLDGAMTVDVAGETFHAGRHDLVVVPARTPYRTWNAGDRPERHLTIAAPEPPPSLELSQWTVAVEFSRS